The DNA segment CACCCTACGGTGGCGGCGTCCGGGCACTCGAACACCACTCCGAGAGCCTGGAGGCCGTCTACGGCCACATTCCGGGGCTGAAGGTGGCCATCCCGAGTACGCCCGCCGACGCGAAGGGGATGCTGCTGTCGGCCATCGCCGATCCGGACCCCGTGCTCTTCCTGGAGCCAAAGCGCATCTACCGCACCCATCGCGAGGAGGTCCCGGAGGGCGACGCGACCGTCCCGCTGGGCGAGGCGGCGATCCGCCAGTCGGGCGAGGACCTCACCGTCATCGCCTGGGGATCCACGATGAACGACACCGTGGAGGCGGTCGAGGCCGTCGAGGAACGCCGCGACGCCTCCATCGAGGTGGTGGACCTGCGGACCATCTCGCCGTTCGACCGCGAGACGGTGATCGAGTCGGTGAAGAAGACCGGGCGAGCGGCCATCGTCCAGGAGGCCGCCAAGACCGGCGGCTTCGCCTCAGAACTGATCGCCACGATCAACGACCGGGCGCTCATGTCCCTCGAAGCGCCGGTCCAGCGGATCACCGGATTCGACGTCCCGATCCCGATGC comes from the Halovivax cerinus genome and includes:
- a CDS encoding alpha-ketoacid dehydrogenase subunit beta, with product MNATLVEAVNDALHVAMEADDRTVVFGEDVAESGGVFRATEGLKDEFGGERVLDTPITEIGIVGSAVGLAMAGFRPVAEIQFSGFLPPTFNQLVAMASRIRWRTRGEHSAPMVVRAPYGGGVRALEHHSESLEAVYGHIPGLKVAIPSTPADAKGMLLSAIADPDPVLFLEPKRIYRTHREEVPEGDATVPLGEAAIRQSGEDLTVIAWGSTMNDTVEAVEAVEERRDASIEVVDLRTISPFDRETVIESVKKTGRAAIVQEAAKTGGFASELIATINDRALMSLEAPVQRITGFDVPIPMLAMEDYYLPNPPRIEEGLERALDAEGGV